One segment of Acropora muricata isolate sample 2 chromosome 8, ASM3666990v1, whole genome shotgun sequence DNA contains the following:
- the LOC136926581 gene encoding LOW QUALITY PROTEIN: myosin heavy chain, clone 203-like (The sequence of the model RefSeq protein was modified relative to this genomic sequence to represent the inferred CDS: substituted 3 bases at 3 genomic stop codons) — translation MKIMITKLMEKREEKEQAIEDKDFFIEHLCEKRERLSEGVRDLESVSNERDQALSFVSEELENEKASVSRLQNKVEKWREENLRGLQSELEDAQAERNMLKQPLSEKEVNFRALQANLGKEQQARQRLEEELLQPRRTCAELERSLENERLLSQSNQQAAQAKDETIREHINNCRKSVSXNXAXTEKTVRGLQAEVGEERIRRISTERELLQE, via the coding sequence ATGAAAATCATGATTACAAAGTTAATGGAAAAGAGAGAGGAAAAAGAACAAGCAATTGAGGACAAGGATTTTTTCATTGAACATTTGTGTGAGAAAAGAGAGCGCCTTTCCGAAGGGGTACGAGATTTGGAGAGCGTTTCAAACGAAAGAGACCAGGCTTTATCGTTCGTGAGCGAAGAGTTGGAGAACGAGAAGGCTTCTGTGAGTCGGTTGCAAAACAAGGTCGAGAAATGGCGAGAGGAGAATTTAAGAGGGCTACAGAGTGAATTAGAGGACGCCCAAGCGGAGCGCAATATGTTAAAACAACCGCTAAGCGAAAAGGAAGTTAATTTTCGAGCATTACAGGCAAATTTAGGCAAAGAACAGCAAGCGAGGCAAAGGCTGGAGGAGGAATTACTTCAACCTAGAAGAACCTGTGCAGAGTTAGAAAGAAGcttagaaaatgaaagattgttGAGCCAGTCAAACCAGCAAGCCGCACAAGCCAAAGATGAAACTATAAGAGAGCACATCAACAATTGCAGGAAGAGCGTGAGCTGAAATTAGGCTTAGACTGAGAAGACGGTACGAGGCTTACAAGCCGAAGTCGGTGAGGAGAGAATCAGAAGGATAAGCACTGAACGAGAGCTCTTGCaggaa
- the LOC136925737 gene encoding uncharacterized protein, whose product MSEEEVSKEADAVQNPQRQTLKITLLASEWKSLAGGLSTLNRELAINLSQIQNVSVSLLVPEGTCTDEDKREAKSFRISIIEARKCVGLDPLVWLSHPPEDHKIDVIVGHGVKLGSQVQLIKRHAQFQNCKWVHVVHTAPENLGKYKDYDNPNLRGEEKHWNEIDLCKSADLVVPVGPKIAKAYHSYLQECKRDEDFFELIPGLFEREFGDLPAKQKPKEEEDDFIVLLCGRGDKEDFELKGYNIAVEAFASKQLKGKHYSLLFVGSPKGKQDEVRERLLKYGITEEQLTVREFVKRRERMKELFCEVDMVIMPSKAEGFGLVALEALSAGLPILVGSNSGFARAIKNIPLGKYRIVGDSGDPGKWAEEIVDVRDRHKVVLDESKSLKENYGKEYSWKKQCEEFVDRLLKMVYEKKLSEEGNKSSPVHIPRRRRDMKIMIAKLMEEKEEKEQVIKDKDLIIEHLYEKRARLSEWVGDLESVFNERDQDLSLANEELGNEKASVSWLKNEVEKWQEENSLLRSDLRGLRSELQDAQAERNTLEQQLSEMEVNFRALQANLGKEQQARQRLKEELLQSRRTCAEFKRGLENERLLNQSNQQELELKLGLEERVQGLQTEVDEERIKTRENLERERETYEQRIRESEQRLVDSERRLGELQSAVSEAQEALAEYQRQEPRDWIIGRDEVIISEIVLGTGAWGKVYQGKFRGCQVAVKQIHDLILSPHNRRLFEREMSMASRCRHPNLLQFMGATNDDGNALFVTELLDTDLRKVLSQRSLDHEELVCLALDVAMALNYLHLKKPFPIIHRDISSCNVLLWTRDDRWRAKLSDYGAANFMRQHMTSNSGAIIYAAPEALTSKQSPKVDVYSFGVLLCEMCTRELPDPQRIQEQIGLVTDAVLQELVRQCVMRAPDARPTMNDVITELTQSRV is encoded by the exons ATGTCAGAAGAGGAAGTATCGAAAGAAGCAGATGCAGTGCAGAATCCCCAGAGGCAAACATTAAAGATTACTCTACTAGCAAGTGAATGGAAGTCATTGGCTGGTGGTTTATCAACATTAAACAGGGAGCTTGCAATTAATTTGTCACAAATACAAAATGTGAGTGTTTCTCTCTTGGTCCCAGAGGGTACTTGTACTGATGAAGATAAAAGGGAGGCTAAAAGTTTTCGCATCAGTATTATTGAGGCAAGGAAATGTGTAGGTCTTGACCCTCTTGTCTGGTTGAGCCACCCACCTGAAGATCACAAAATAGATGTTATTGTTGGCCATGGTGTGAAACTTGGTTCTCAAGTACAACTTATTAAAAGACATGCACAATTCCAAAATTGCAAGTGGGTACATGTGGTCCATACTGCTCCAGAAAACCTCGGCAAATATAAGGATTATGATAATCCAAATTTAAGAGGTGAAGAGAAGCACTGGAATGAGATTGATCTTTGCAAGAGTGCTGACCTTGTTGTTCCAGTGGGACCAAAAATTGCAAAGGCCTATCATTCATATTTGCAAGAATGTAAAAGAGATGAGGACTTTTTTGAGCTTATTCCAGGTCTTTTTGAGCGCGAGTTTGGGGATTTGCCAGCAAAGCAGAAACCTAAAGAGGAGGAAGATGATTTCATTGTGTTGTTATGTGGGCGTGGTGATAAGGAGGATTTTGAACTTAAAGGGTACAACATTGCTGTCGAAGCATTTGCCAGTAAGCAACTGAAGGGGAAACATTACTCTTTGCTTTTTGTGGGTTCACCTAAAGGCAAGCAGGATGAGGTTAGAGAAAGACTTCTCAAATACGGAATTACAGAAGAACAGCTGACAGTGAGAGAGTTTGTAAAGCGCAGAGAAAGAATGAAAGAGCTTTTTTGTGAAGTGGACATGGTCATCATGCCTTCAAAAGCAGAGGGGTTTGGCCTTGTTGCCCTTGAAGCCCTGTCAGCTGGTTTACCCATCCTTGTAGGGAGCAACTCAGGATTTGCAAGAGCAATAAAGAACATTCCCTTGGGAAAATACAGAATAGTCGGGGATTCAGGAGATCCTGGTAAATGGGCTGAAGAAATAGTGGATGTTCGGGATCGACATAAAGTGGTCCTTGATGAAAGTAAATCTCTGAAAGAGAATTATGGCAAGGAGTACTCTTGGAAAAAACAATGTGAAGAATTTGTTGACAGATTATTGAAGATGGTTTATG AAAAAAAGCTCAGCGAAGAAGGAAATAAGTCCTCTCCG GTACATATTCCTAGAAGAAGAAGGGATATGAAAATCATGATTGCAAAGTTAATGGAAgagaaagaggaaaaagaacAAGTAATTAAGGACAAGGATTTGATCATTGAACATTTGTATGAGAAAAGAGCGCGCCTTTCCGAATGGGTAGGAgatttggagagcgttttcaacGAAAGAGACCAGGATTTATCGTTAGCCAACGAAGAGTTGGGGAACGAAAAGGCTTCTGTGAGTTGGTTGAAAAATGAGGTCGAGAAATGGCAAGAGGAGAATTCGCTACTGCGCAGCGATTTAAGAGGATTACGCAGTGAATTACAGGACGCCCAAGCAGAGCGCAATACGTTGGAACAACAGCTAAGCGAAATGGAGGTTAATTTTCGAGCATTACAGGCAAATTTGGGCAAAGAACAACAAGCGAGGCAAAGGCTGAAGGAGGAATTACTTCAATCTAGAAGAACCTGCGCGGAGTTTAAAAGAGGCTTAGAAAATGAACGATTGTTGAACCAGTCCAACCAGCAAGAGCTTGAGCTGAAATTAGGCTTAGAGGAGAGAGTGCAAGGCTTACAAACCGAAGTCGATGAAGAGAGAATCAAAACTCGGGAAAACCTCGAACGAGAGCGCGAAACTTACGAGCAACGAATCCGTGAAAGCGAGCAAAGACTGGTTGACAGCGAACGGCGCCTTGGAGAATTGCAGTCTGCGGTTTCGGAGGCGCAAGAGGCCTTGGCCGAGTACCAGCGGCAAGAACCACGTGATTGGATTATTGGAAGAGATGAAGTGATCATAAGCGAAATAGTCTTAGGCACAGGGGCCTGGGGAAAGGTCTATCAAGGAAAATTTCGTGGTTGTCAGGTTGCTGTTAAACAGATTCACGACCTGATTCTTTCGCCGCATAATCGCAGACTTTTTGAACGAGAAATGAGCATGGCCTCACGCTGCCGGCATCCGAACCTTTTGCAGTTCATGGGCGCTACAAACGATGATGGAAATGCTTTGTTTGTGACAGAACTCCTCGACACCGATCTGCGGAAGGTTTTGAGCCAGCGTTCTTTGGATCACGAAGAGCTTGTGTGCCTCGCATTGGACGTGGCCATGGCACTGAACTATCTGCATCTCAAAAAACCATTTCCCATCATACATCGCGATATCAGCAGCTGCAATGTGTTGTTATGGACACGGGATGACAGGTGGAGAGCAAAGCTGTCCGATTATGGTGCTGCTAATTTCATGCGTCAGCACATGACGTCTAATTCTGGAGCCATAATCTATGCTGCTCCAGAGGCCCTGACTTCAAAACAATCGCCAAAG GTCGATGTTTACAGTTTCGGTGTATTGTTGTGTGAGATGTGCACGAGGGAACTCCCAGACCCTCAGCGGATCCAAGAGCAGATAGGCCTGGTAACGGACGCTGTGCTGCAAGAGCTGGTGAGGCAATGTGTGATGAGAGCTCCTGATGCGCGTCCCACTATGAATGATGTCATAACAGAGTTAACACAGTCACGGGTTTAA
- the LOC136925745 gene encoding uncharacterized protein, which translates to MGATNDDGSPLFVTELLDTDLRKVLSQRSLHHEEIVCLALDVAIALNYLHLNKPFPIIHRDISSSNVLLWKRDDRWRAKLSNYGVANFMRQCMTSNPGTRIYAAPEALTSQQSPKVDVYSFGLLLCEMCIRELPVPQQIQEQIGLVTNGVLRELVMRCVMRAPDARPTMNDVITVLTQQAETLNAQGLVTLNGRTATL; encoded by the exons ATGGGCGCTACGAACGATGATGGAAGTCCTTTGTTCGTGACGGAACTCCTCGACACCGATCTGCGGAAGGTTTTGAGCCAGCGTTCTTTGCATCACGAAGAGATTGTGTGCCTCGCATTGGACGTGGCCATAGCACTGAACTATTTGCATCTCAATAAGCCATTTCCCATCATACATCGCGATATCAGCAGCTCTAATGTGTTGTTATGGAAACGGGATGACAGGTGGAGAGCAAAGCTGTCCAATTATGGTGTTGCTAATTTCATGCGTCAATGCATGACGTCTAATCCTGGAACCAGAATCTATGCTGCACCAGAGGCCTTGACTTCACAACAATCGCCAAAG GTCGATGTGTACAGTTTCGGTTTATTACTGTGTGAGATGTGCATCAGGGAACTTCCAGTCCCTCAGCAGATCCAAGAGCAGATAGGCCTGGTAACGAACGGTGTGCTGCGAGAGCTGGTAATGCGATGCGTAATGAGAGCTCCTGATGCGCGTCCAACCATGAATGACGTCATAACAGTATTAACACAACAAGCCGAGACCTTAAACGCGCAGGGACTTGTGACGCTTAACGGACGAACAGCTACTTTGTAG